The following are encoded together in the Daphnia magna isolate NIES linkage group LG8, ASM2063170v1.1, whole genome shotgun sequence genome:
- the LOC123475623 gene encoding uncharacterized protein LOC123475623 — protein MKKLVIGSRTGGQPDPDKLAKAILLFRNAPRYGGASPAQLVFNRPIRDSLPAHRRSFAPEWQRAADVLEQRMHRALARTTSRYNATAHHLAAFPLGAHVLVQHHATKRWDTPAVVVEVGDNRDYIVKTASGRLYRRNRRLLRQRVVVMPGTAVPTNVPAQIAPAPAPEPDIEPRQRQQRRPRNYGPATRRSARTHSAPLRYPA, from the coding sequence ATGAAAAAGCTCGTCATCGGCTCCAGAACCGGGGGCCAACCGGATCCGGACAAGCTGGCAAAGGCCATTTTGCTGTTTCGAAACGCCCCGCGTTATGGTGGGGCCTCCCCGGCCCAGCTAGTGTTCAACCGGCCCATCCGTGACAGCTTGCCCGCCCACCGACGATCTTTCGCCCCCGAGTGGCAGAGGGCAGCTGACGTTCTGGAACAGCGGATGCATCGCGCATTGGCGCGAACAACATCCCGCTATAACGCCACCGCTCATCATTTAGCCGCATTCCCGCTTGGCGCTCATGTGCTCGTACAGCATCACGCGACAAAGCGATGGGACACCCCCGCCGTCGTCGTAGAGGTAGGCGACAACCGCGACTACATCGTCAAAACGGCATCAGGACGCCTATACCGCCGAAACCGCCGCCTACTCCGCCAACGCGTGGTGGTCATGCCGGGAACCGCGGTACCGACGAACGTCCCAGCCCAAATCGCCCCAGCTCCAGCCCCGGAGCCAGACATCGAGCCGCGCCAGAGACAACAACGTCGGCCCAGGAACTACGGCCCGGCAACTCGACGTTCAGCCAGAACACACAGCGCCCCGCTTCGCTACCCGGCCTAG